From Pelotomaculum schinkii, the proteins below share one genomic window:
- a CDS encoding iron-containing alcohol dehydrogenase → MSTIKDFSYSHPIKTILEAGGLKNRLAAEVKELGTDRILLVTDPGVLNAGLLNDAEAALKNAGITYKIFSGVEPNPRTESCYKGYEMAQEIEAGAVVAVGGGSPIDVSKAIALLMTNGGDLESYEGPEKYKNAPRPTICVPTTAGTGSETTAMTVITVKSRNYKMTILGKSMLPNVALLDPSIFSKMPPFIAASTGMDALTHAIESYINRAANPFTDSFAVEAIRLIGKYLRHFVGQAADLEAATGMLVASNLAGIAFDISRLGDCHAMAHPLGGFFDVPHGVANSVLLPITMDFNLLADHGKYKIIAELLGEDVSRMTDLEAAPYAVEAVKKLSKDVGIPENLVAYGVTEDKIPQMSKDAMLSGNIAVNPRVTKLADIENMYRLALK, encoded by the coding sequence ATGAGTACCATCAAAGATTTTAGTTACTCTCATCCTATCAAAACGATTTTGGAGGCTGGAGGCCTCAAAAACAGACTGGCAGCTGAAGTTAAAGAACTTGGTACGGACAGAATTTTACTGGTAACAGACCCTGGCGTACTGAATGCCGGCCTGCTGAATGATGCGGAAGCTGCTCTGAAAAACGCAGGCATCACTTACAAGATCTTTTCCGGCGTAGAGCCCAACCCGAGAACCGAGAGCTGTTACAAGGGCTACGAGATGGCTCAAGAAATTGAAGCAGGCGCAGTTGTCGCTGTTGGCGGTGGCAGTCCGATAGATGTTTCCAAAGCTATAGCATTGCTGATGACAAACGGCGGAGACCTGGAGAGCTATGAAGGTCCCGAAAAATATAAAAATGCTCCCCGGCCAACAATTTGTGTGCCGACCACGGCTGGTACCGGCAGTGAAACCACAGCCATGACCGTCATCACTGTTAAATCCCGGAATTATAAGATGACCATCCTGGGCAAGAGCATGCTCCCGAACGTAGCACTGCTTGACCCGTCGATTTTCTCCAAAATGCCTCCGTTTATCGCGGCTTCCACAGGTATGGACGCCCTTACCCACGCGATCGAGTCATATATCAACCGTGCTGCTAACCCCTTTACCGATTCCTTTGCTGTAGAAGCGATCAGGTTGATCGGCAAATACCTCAGGCATTTTGTAGGCCAAGCGGCTGATTTGGAAGCAGCGACCGGCATGTTGGTAGCAAGCAACCTGGCCGGGATTGCCTTTGACATTTCCAGACTTGGCGATTGCCATGCTATGGCTCACCCGCTGGGCGGTTTCTTCGACGTTCCTCACGGTGTCGCCAACTCCGTTCTGCTCCCGATCACTATGGATTTCAATTTGCTTGCTGACCACGGTAAATATAAGATCATTGCTGAATTGTTGGGCGAAGATGTCAGCAGAATGACTGATCTGGAAGCAGCTCCCTACGCAGTTGAAGCTGTCAAAAAATTATCCAAGGATGTAGGGATCCCGGAAAACCTTGTGGCGTATGGTGTCACTGAAGATAAGATTCCTCAGATGTCTAAAGACGCCATGCTCAGCGGCAACATCGCGGTTAACCCCAGGGTTACGAAACTTGCTGATATAGAAAATATGTACAGGTTAGCGCTGAAATAA
- a CDS encoding MFS transporter gives MSSNLAALDVDAATPAKPASNYRYMAIFLIAMAITVNYIDRVNIAVATPTLMTVLGLSASQMGVLMSAFFWSYTLMMIPVGALLNKFGPKMLMFYSCLGWGLVTVMTSLVNSFGSFLAVRIGLGITEAPSYPAAPRVVSVWVPKRERTMASACFDCCARVGNAFAPPLVALIIVTWGWKASFVVSGMIAVVYSFVWLYLYKDPDEHPKVTDSELAYIRQDEVLTEEGQVVVKPIPLAKLFTYRVILQLCGGYALYMYFWTTFNSWIPAYMMNVCGLSLKSMGFAAMFPYIAGVSMELLGGFVFDRWFRRGATITAIRRTGMGVGMIGGAIALYLATHAAASSPAMAIFWLTCSMGIFSFGASNVWAIPTDVAPYGQAGGVGGVYSFVGNFGSLLGPIVTGIIVDTAFGYNGALIVMCILSALGALLYMTCKYERLEPTY, from the coding sequence ATGAGTTCAAATTTAGCAGCCCTGGATGTTGATGCAGCAACACCTGCCAAGCCAGCCTCTAATTATCGCTATATGGCGATTTTTCTAATCGCTATGGCAATTACGGTCAATTATATTGACCGCGTTAATATCGCTGTGGCAACACCAACCCTGATGACAGTTCTTGGTCTGTCAGCTTCTCAGATGGGTGTGTTGATGTCGGCATTCTTCTGGTCCTACACTTTAATGATGATACCTGTCGGCGCTCTTTTAAATAAGTTTGGTCCCAAAATGTTGATGTTCTACTCCTGCCTGGGTTGGGGCCTGGTGACGGTAATGACCTCCCTGGTAAATAGTTTCGGTTCTTTTTTGGCGGTCCGGATCGGGCTTGGCATCACGGAAGCTCCCAGTTATCCTGCCGCTCCCCGGGTGGTGTCGGTATGGGTGCCGAAACGTGAGCGAACCATGGCTTCCGCCTGCTTTGACTGCTGTGCCAGGGTGGGGAACGCCTTTGCGCCGCCTCTGGTGGCCTTGATCATTGTTACCTGGGGCTGGAAGGCATCATTTGTTGTATCCGGCATGATCGCGGTAGTTTACAGCTTCGTCTGGCTATACTTATATAAGGACCCCGACGAGCATCCGAAAGTTACTGATTCCGAGCTGGCCTACATCCGCCAGGACGAGGTCTTAACAGAGGAAGGCCAGGTTGTGGTGAAACCGATCCCGCTTGCAAAGCTGTTTACTTACCGGGTGATCCTCCAACTCTGCGGCGGCTACGCTCTTTATATGTACTTCTGGACAACCTTTAATTCCTGGATACCTGCGTACATGATGAACGTATGCGGGCTGAGCCTGAAATCAATGGGGTTTGCAGCAATGTTTCCCTATATCGCCGGTGTGTCGATGGAGTTGCTCGGAGGTTTTGTTTTCGACCGCTGGTTCAGAAGGGGCGCAACGATTACTGCCATCCGGCGTACCGGGATGGGCGTGGGAATGATCGGCGGAGCCATAGCCCTCTATTTGGCGACACACGCTGCCGCCAGCTCCCCGGCAATGGCCATATTCTGGTTGACCTGTTCCATGGGTATTTTCTCCTTCGGCGCCTCCAACGTCTGGGCGATTCCTACCGACGTGGCTCCTTACGGCCAGGCCGGGGGTGTCGGCGGGGTCTACAGTTTTGTCGGCAACTTTGGTTCCTTGCTGGGTCCGATAGTGACCGGAATCATTGTCGATACCGCTTTTGGCTACAACGGGGCCTTGATTGTTATGTGCATTCTTTCAGCATTGGGCGCCCTTCTCTATATGACCTGCAAATACGAAAGATTGGAACCAACATATTAG
- a CDS encoding ABC transporter permease subunit produces MPAVALLTVKEVIRRRILLVTLVLAVVFLALYATGVHYGYRDMAAHAGPLQGLMAAQFLALGLYFGSFIIAFLAVMAAVGAISGDIENGAIFAIVPRPVRRSEIVLGKFLGYGLVLSAFAILFYIAVLVIIRVNTGMSVPIRPGALGLFCLQPLVLLAVTLLGTTFLSTLANGVASFMLYSVGFVGGMLEQIGHLAGSQVLVKIGIFSSLVMPVDAIYRKIVYNLLSASGASYSAYMLGPFGAGSEPSVWMLVYTGLYMLFFLAMAVRVFSRRDI; encoded by the coding sequence ATGCCGGCAGTGGCCCTGTTAACTGTTAAAGAGGTGATACGACGGCGCATACTCCTGGTAACCCTGGTTTTAGCGGTGGTCTTCCTGGCCCTTTACGCCACCGGGGTCCACTATGGCTACCGGGATATGGCGGCTCACGCCGGACCGCTGCAAGGACTGATGGCTGCCCAGTTTCTAGCCCTGGGCCTTTATTTCGGCAGCTTCATCATCGCCTTTCTGGCAGTAATGGCCGCCGTGGGGGCAATATCGGGGGACATTGAAAACGGCGCTATTTTCGCTATAGTGCCCAGGCCGGTCAGACGCTCCGAAATTGTACTGGGCAAGTTTCTGGGCTACGGGCTAGTCCTGTCGGCTTTTGCCATCCTTTTTTATATTGCGGTGCTGGTTATCATACGCGTAAATACCGGTATGAGCGTGCCGATCCGGCCGGGTGCGTTGGGGCTTTTTTGTCTCCAGCCGCTGGTTCTGCTGGCGGTTACCCTGCTGGGAACCACCTTTCTGTCCACCCTGGCCAACGGGGTGGCCTCCTTCATGCTTTACAGCGTCGGATTTGTGGGCGGGATGCTGGAGCAAATCGGCCACCTGGCGGGGAGCCAGGTGCTTGTTAAAATCGGCATATTTTCCAGCCTGGTGATGCCGGTCGACGCCATTTACAGAAAAATCGTCTACAACTTATTGTCGGCGTCCGGGGCGTCTTACTCCGCTTACATGTTGGGTCCCTTTGGGGCCGGTTCCGAACCAAGTGTATGGATGCTGGTCTATACCGGGCTTTATATGCTGTTTTTTCTAGCTATGGCCGTACGCGTGTTTTCTCGGAGAGATATCTAG
- a CDS encoding ABC transporter ATP-binding protein produces the protein MILETSNLTKMYGSKTGCSDICLAIDKGQIFGFLGPNGAGKSTLVKMLVGLLFPTSGTASVLRRPLGDLEARRKTGFLPENFRYQEWLTGEELLSFHASLYKLTGEEKMRRIPAVLNQVGLGGKGKQKIGSYSKGMQQRIGLACALLPDPDLVFLDEPTSALDPLGRREVREIMMELRSRGKTVFLNSHLLSEVEMVCDQVAIINQGRIMAAGAMDELLVETVAVEMQVEGLTPPLINELAALSRSCHVNDSLVRLTLGSREQIPSLAAAVVRSGAYLFSLQTRHNSLEDLFVNLIQGGGEGYAGSGPVNC, from the coding sequence TTGATCCTGGAGACTAGCAACCTGACCAAGATGTATGGCAGTAAAACCGGTTGCAGCGATATCTGCCTGGCGATTGATAAGGGACAAATCTTTGGTTTTCTGGGTCCCAACGGAGCGGGTAAGAGCACGCTGGTCAAGATGCTGGTAGGGCTTCTTTTCCCCACCTCCGGTACAGCCTCGGTCCTGCGGCGGCCGCTGGGCGACCTGGAGGCCAGGCGCAAGACGGGCTTTTTGCCGGAGAATTTCCGCTACCAGGAGTGGCTGACCGGTGAAGAGCTGCTTTCCTTCCATGCCTCCCTCTACAAGCTGACCGGCGAGGAAAAGATGAGGCGCATACCGGCTGTCCTGAATCAGGTGGGGCTGGGCGGCAAGGGAAAGCAAAAAATAGGCTCCTACAGCAAAGGCATGCAGCAGCGGATCGGCTTGGCCTGCGCCCTGCTGCCCGACCCCGACCTGGTATTCCTGGACGAGCCCACATCAGCCCTGGATCCTCTGGGGAGGCGCGAGGTGCGCGAAATTATGATGGAACTGCGCAGCCGCGGTAAAACAGTATTTTTAAACAGTCACCTGCTCAGCGAGGTAGAAATGGTCTGCGACCAAGTGGCTATTATCAACCAGGGCAGAATCATGGCCGCGGGTGCCATGGATGAACTGCTGGTGGAGACAGTGGCGGTGGAAATGCAGGTGGAAGGCCTAACTCCGCCGTTGATTAACGAACTTGCCGCGTTGAGCAGGTCATGCCATGTCAACGATAGTCTGGTCAGGTTAACGCTGGGCTCACGGGAACAAATACCATCTCTCGCCGCGGCGGTGGTCCGGTCAGGCGCTTACCTGTTCAGCCTGCAGACAAGGCATAATTCTCTGGAGGACCTGTTTGTCAATTTAATTCAGGGAGGTGGTGAGGGGTATGCCGGCAGTGGCCCTGTTAACTGTTAA
- a CDS encoding anti-sigma factor family protein, protein MRCYDIGTLQAYLDGELNKSDSKRLEEHLLGCDACCAAAERLKDNQNYTNAKLTGYYHALTSDSVDTGLAWSRFNRGKLQDRIASRRGKGVFSMFAKYRSAAVSAVVVLAIATIFSFGSVRSAASELLSIFRVEKVTTISITPEDMANIERSIREGAGQVNIENFGKLEFSGKTESFRVTQAEAGEALDFQLKLPAVIPEGFEVREFNKTTGGTMNLTLDTMRTNEVLKSLGSSKLLPDELNGKMFTVKFPVTVQALYAGANDNRVMVLQGRSPELVAPGSDVAAIRDALLALPFLPDNLRRQLAAVDDWQHTILVPDIDGSSQEVSVAGQQGVFVTPSAAGNHNGRGNINSLIWQENGVVYAIAGNLDLEQAQQMAASMK, encoded by the coding sequence GTGCGCTGTTATGATATCGGTACCCTGCAGGCTTACCTGGACGGGGAATTAAATAAATCTGACAGCAAGCGGCTGGAAGAACACCTGTTGGGCTGCGATGCATGTTGTGCTGCAGCGGAGCGTCTAAAGGATAATCAGAACTATACCAACGCCAAGCTAACCGGTTATTACCACGCGCTGACCAGTGACTCTGTTGACACAGGCCTGGCCTGGAGCAGGTTCAACAGGGGCAAGTTACAGGACCGGATCGCCTCGCGCCGTGGGAAAGGAGTGTTTAGCATGTTTGCAAAATATCGTTCAGCTGCCGTTTCGGCAGTGGTTGTACTGGCCATAGCTACAATCTTCAGTTTTGGTTCCGTCCGTTCAGCGGCAAGTGAACTACTGAGCATTTTCCGGGTTGAGAAGGTAACAACCATAAGTATTACGCCTGAGGATATGGCTAATATTGAAAGAAGTATACGCGAGGGCGCCGGGCAGGTAAATATTGAAAATTTCGGTAAGCTTGAGTTCAGCGGCAAGACAGAGTCTTTCAGGGTAACGCAGGCTGAAGCGGGTGAAGCCCTGGATTTTCAGCTCAAGTTGCCCGCTGTTATACCCGAGGGTTTTGAGGTCCGGGAATTTAATAAAACTACCGGTGGAACCATGAACCTCACTCTGGATACCATGAGAACCAACGAGGTGCTAAAATCACTTGGCAGCAGCAAGTTATTGCCTGACGAGCTCAACGGCAAGATGTTCACGGTCAAATTTCCGGTCACCGTACAGGCTTTATATGCCGGGGCCAACGATAACCGGGTCATGGTGCTGCAGGGGCGGAGTCCTGAACTTGTGGCCCCGGGTTCGGATGTGGCGGCTATAAGGGACGCGCTTTTAGCCCTGCCTTTTCTGCCGGACAACCTGCGCAGGCAGTTGGCCGCAGTTGACGACTGGCAGCACACCATCCTGGTGCCTGATATAGATGGTTCTTCGCAAGAAGTCAGCGTGGCCGGACAGCAGGGTGTATTTGTAACGCCAAGCGCCGCCGGGAATCACAATGGGCGGGGCAACATCAACAGCCTGATCTGGCAGGAAAATGGCGTTGTTTATGCCATAGCTGGCAACCTGGACCTGGAGCAGGCTCAACAAATGGCCGCCTCAATGAAGTAG
- a CDS encoding RNA polymerase sigma factor SigX, with translation MALQSTADKPISSHNGFRELFDRHYPAICRHLTCLLGNRAAAEDIAQETFIRLYQAPPPEPSNMGGWLARVATNLAYNHLRSENSRSRREVSAGLAEVLAGDGPEELLVRGEEIALTREVLEQLPERDRACLLLRFSGMDYAGIARATGIKQSSVGTVLARARAKFRVEYTKFKGSD, from the coding sequence ATGGCCCTGCAGTCGACAGCCGACAAGCCCATAAGCAGCCATAACGGCTTTAGAGAGCTTTTTGACCGCCACTACCCGGCCATTTGCCGCCATCTCACCTGCCTTCTGGGTAATCGCGCCGCCGCGGAGGACATTGCCCAGGAAACGTTTATTCGGCTTTACCAGGCGCCTCCCCCTGAACCGTCAAATATGGGCGGTTGGCTGGCCAGAGTTGCGACCAACCTCGCTTACAACCACCTGCGCAGTGAGAATAGCAGGTCTCGTCGCGAGGTGAGCGCCGGTCTGGCTGAGGTACTGGCCGGGGACGGACCGGAGGAATTACTGGTGCGGGGAGAGGAAATTGCCTTGACCAGAGAGGTCTTGGAGCAGCTCCCGGAAAGGGACCGGGCCTGCCTTCTACTCAGGTTTTCCGGGATGGATTATGCCGGGATCGCCCGCGCCACCGGTATCAAACAATCCTCTGTAGGTACTGTGTTGGCCCGTGCTCGCGCCAAATTCAGGGTAGAATACACCAAGTTCAAGGGAAGTGATTGA
- the rimI gene encoding ribosomal protein S18-alanine N-acetyltransferase — MKLVFTSMRLEHLNQVLDIEEVSYPAPWSYYAFAYELLQNNLAHYIVALSGHKVVGYSGMWLILDEAHITNVAVHPDYRQRNIGKSLMLEMIRLAVEKGSTGMTLEVRPTNTAARRLYEALGFVEKGRRKKYYTDNNEDAIIMWKSNLSGKGECSTGQ, encoded by the coding sequence TTGAAGCTCGTTTTTACAAGTATGCGCCTGGAGCACTTAAACCAGGTACTGGATATAGAAGAAGTGTCCTATCCTGCGCCCTGGTCCTACTATGCTTTTGCTTACGAGCTTCTGCAGAATAACCTGGCCCATTACATCGTGGCCTTGAGCGGGCATAAGGTGGTGGGTTACAGCGGGATGTGGCTGATTCTGGACGAGGCTCATATAACCAACGTGGCGGTCCACCCGGACTACCGGCAGAGAAATATCGGCAAGTCGTTGATGCTGGAAATGATCAGACTGGCGGTAGAAAAAGGCTCCACCGGAATGACCCTGGAGGTCCGCCCCACCAATACAGCAGCCAGGCGGCTTTACGAGGCGCTGGGTTTTGTGGAAAAAGGCCGCCGCAAGAAATACTATACGGATAACAACGAGGACGCCATCATCATGTGGAAAAGCAACCTGTCCGGTAAAGGAGAATGTTCAACCGGCCAATAG
- the tsaB gene encoding tRNA (adenosine(37)-N6)-threonylcarbamoyltransferase complex dimerization subunit type 1 TsaB — translation MFVLGVESATPVASVAVAGQGGILAERMVLNRRTHSVNLLPMLKAVLEESEIDRRKLTGIAVSGGPGSFTGLRIGMSTAKALAWVWGLPVVGISTLTALAHPLAGSGGLVCPILNARKNEVYTAIYDCQGGVANCIQGPAAVGPSRLAEIILEFKRPVTLLGDGVPVYGAQLRDALGSMARLAPQAASFPRGAAVAELGLAALREGRGIDPSALQPEYIRPSEAELTWLRKNCPGG, via the coding sequence TTGTTTGTTCTGGGAGTTGAGTCTGCCACACCGGTGGCCTCGGTCGCGGTAGCCGGCCAGGGGGGGATCTTGGCTGAACGCATGGTGTTGAACCGGCGGACACATTCCGTAAACCTCCTTCCAATGCTCAAGGCTGTGCTGGAGGAGTCGGAGATAGACCGCCGTAAGCTGACCGGTATAGCGGTTTCAGGCGGCCCTGGTTCTTTCACCGGCCTGCGTATCGGCATGAGCACCGCCAAGGCGCTGGCCTGGGTCTGGGGACTTCCGGTGGTGGGTATTTCAACCCTGACGGCGCTGGCGCATCCCCTGGCCGGGAGCGGCGGCCTGGTCTGCCCCATACTGAACGCCCGCAAGAACGAGGTTTATACCGCCATATATGATTGCCAGGGTGGGGTTGCTAATTGTATACAGGGTCCTGCGGCCGTTGGCCCGTCGCGGCTGGCTGAAATTATTTTGGAATTCAAGCGGCCGGTGACCCTTTTGGGTGACGGGGTCCCTGTTTATGGAGCCCAGCTGCGGGATGCCCTTGGCAGCATGGCAAGACTCGCGCCTCAGGCCGCGAGCTTTCCCAGGGGGGCGGCCGTAGCGGAACTGGGTCTGGCAGCTTTGCGGGAAGGCCGTGGTATTGACCCGTCTGCCCTGCAGCCTGAGTACATCAGGCCTTCCGAGGCAGAGTTGACCTGGCTGCGAAAAAATTGTCCGGGGGGGTAA
- the tsaE gene encoding tRNA (adenosine(37)-N6)-threonylcarbamoyltransferase complex ATPase subunit type 1 TsaE, producing the protein MKRLFYTNTKSPEETARIGMMLGSFLTAGDIVCLQGELGAGKTCFAQGVARGMGIEDPVTSPTFNLVNEYHGKLTLYHLDVYRLNGPGDLDDLGYEDIFYGDGVTLIEWAERVREALPAERLEILINRGTQDEFREIRMLPRGDRYRLVVEGLMSVVCSGS; encoded by the coding sequence GTGAAAAGATTGTTTTACACAAACACGAAGTCGCCGGAAGAAACGGCCCGGATCGGAATGATGCTGGGATCGTTTCTAACAGCCGGCGACATAGTCTGCCTGCAAGGGGAGCTTGGCGCCGGAAAAACCTGTTTTGCCCAAGGGGTGGCCCGCGGTATGGGTATTGAAGACCCGGTGACCAGTCCCACTTTTAACCTGGTTAATGAATACCACGGGAAACTGACGCTTTATCACCTGGATGTCTACCGGCTTAACGGCCCCGGTGATTTGGATGACCTTGGTTATGAAGATATTTTTTACGGAGATGGCGTAACTCTGATAGAATGGGCGGAACGGGTGCGGGAAGCTCTTCCTGCGGAAAGGTTGGAAATTCTTATAAACAGGGGTACCCAAGACGAATTCAGGGAGATCAGGATGCTCCCGCGGGGTGATAGGTACCGGCTGGTGGTTGAGGGGTTGATGTCTGTTGTTTGTTCTGGGAGTTGA
- a CDS encoding response regulator encodes MSEPLKILIVDDQPGVRYLLDIVIREVGHQVYTARNGLEAVDIAKASHPDLVFMDVRMPLMGGLEALGKIKAMLPETEVIIMTAYGSEETVTRAMEGGALCCIAKPFDVEKIKELLENMEWKHSCYKKTLIRDYA; translated from the coding sequence ATGTCAGAACCCCTAAAAATTTTGATTGTTGATGACCAGCCCGGGGTGCGTTACCTTCTCGATATTGTAATCAGGGAAGTGGGGCACCAAGTATATACCGCCAGGAACGGGCTGGAAGCTGTAGATATTGCTAAAGCCAGCCACCCTGACCTGGTTTTTATGGATGTACGGATGCCCCTGATGGGAGGCCTTGAAGCGCTTGGTAAAATTAAAGCGATGCTCCCCGAAACCGAGGTGATTATCATGACAGCATACGGTTCAGAGGAAACCGTCACCAGGGCCATGGAAGGGGGGGCGCTGTGCTGCATTGCCAAGCCCTTTGACGTAGAGAAAATCAAGGAACTCCTGGAGAACATGGAATGGAAGCATTCATGCTATAAAAAAACTTTAATTAGAGATTATGCTTAA
- a CDS encoding amidohydrolase: MLALVGGRVITMAGPVIDRGTVLIDGDKITAVMEGVIVPSGAEPVDVSGKVVMPGLIDAHSHVGIVEEIYREEGDDCNENTDPVTPHLRAIDAVNPADLGFRDALAGGVTTVVTGPGSANIIGGEMVAMKTHGTVIDEMIVRFPAGLKAALGENPKRSYGPDKKMPATRMASAALLRETLTKGQNYLKKENPEKDLKMESLSRVLKREAPLRVHAHRADDIMTAVRIAGEFGVKLVIEHCTEGHLVAKQLAAKGIPAVVGPLITNRVKVEMQGITLKTAAVLAGAGVTFAIMTDHPAVPIQYLAASAALAKKGGLSDEQALQAVTINAAVILGLEGRLGSIEPGKDADIVIWDGYPLDISSRVEQVFINGQRCFPFDGEI, encoded by the coding sequence GTGCTGGCCCTAGTAGGCGGAAGAGTTATAACGATGGCGGGGCCTGTCATTGACAGGGGCACAGTCCTGATCGACGGGGATAAAATAACCGCTGTGATGGAAGGAGTGATTGTTCCTTCCGGCGCTGAGCCCGTAGATGTTTCAGGAAAGGTTGTTATGCCGGGTTTAATTGACGCCCACAGCCACGTGGGCATCGTGGAGGAGATCTACCGGGAGGAAGGCGATGACTGCAATGAAAACACCGATCCGGTGACTCCCCACCTGAGGGCTATAGACGCCGTTAATCCCGCCGATCTGGGTTTTCGTGACGCCCTGGCGGGTGGTGTCACCACTGTAGTTACGGGGCCGGGCAGCGCTAATATCATCGGCGGGGAAATGGTGGCTATGAAAACACACGGGACTGTGATAGATGAGATGATAGTCCGCTTCCCGGCCGGACTGAAAGCGGCGCTGGGGGAGAACCCCAAGCGCAGCTACGGGCCTGATAAAAAAATGCCCGCCACCCGTATGGCCTCAGCTGCTCTTTTAAGGGAGACGCTGACCAAGGGCCAAAATTATTTAAAAAAAGAGAACCCCGAAAAGGACCTGAAAATGGAGTCGCTGTCCAGGGTGCTGAAAAGGGAGGCGCCGTTGCGCGTGCACGCTCACCGGGCTGATGATATCATGACCGCTGTCCGGATTGCCGGTGAGTTCGGGGTCAAGCTGGTGATTGAGCACTGCACGGAAGGTCATCTGGTGGCTAAGCAGTTAGCGGCCAAAGGTATACCTGCAGTGGTTGGACCGCTCATTACCAACAGGGTGAAGGTGGAAATGCAGGGTATTACCCTGAAGACGGCAGCGGTCCTGGCGGGCGCGGGAGTTACCTTCGCCATTATGACCGACCACCCGGCGGTCCCTATTCAGTACCTGGCAGCTTCAGCCGCCCTGGCCAAAAAGGGGGGGTTGTCCGATGAGCAGGCGCTGCAGGCTGTAACTATTAACGCTGCCGTCATCCTCGGACTGGAAGGTCGCCTGGGGAGTATCGAGCCGGGCAAAGACGCGGATATTGTTATCTGGGACGGTTATCCCCTGGATATTTCATCACGGGTTGAGCAAGTTTTTATCAATGGTCAAAGGTGTTTTCCGTTTGATGGAGAAATATAG
- a CDS encoding type II toxin-antitoxin system PemK/MazF family toxin: MLIRRGDIYFADLSPVVGSEQGGTRPVLIIQNDIGNQYSPTTIVAAITSSIEKPKLPTHVEMPAGPGGLEKNSVILLEQIRTIDKSRLMEKVSALDGEMMARVNQAVEISLGLVDL, translated from the coding sequence ATGCTGATCCGGAGGGGAGATATTTATTTCGCGGATTTAAGCCCGGTTGTAGGCTCCGAACAAGGAGGGACCAGGCCGGTGCTTATTATTCAGAATGATATTGGTAATCAGTACAGCCCCACTACAATTGTGGCGGCCATAACCTCCAGTATAGAAAAGCCCAAACTGCCGACTCACGTCGAGATGCCGGCAGGGCCAGGGGGGCTTGAAAAGAATTCAGTCATTCTCCTCGAGCAAATCAGGACCATCGACAAAAGCAGGTTGATGGAGAAGGTGAGCGCTCTGGATGGTGAGATGATGGCCAGGGTCAACCAAGCCGTTGAAATCAGTCTCGGGCTGGTTGACTTATAA
- a CDS encoding CopG family ribbon-helix-helix protein, with translation MSQVKRVMISLPDSLLEEVDGIAAAEQLNRSEFIREAMKLYISERKRRLLREQMKRGYLEMAKINLALALEHSRLEAEVSRIYELPFPGVK, from the coding sequence GTGTCCCAGGTAAAGAGAGTCATGATTAGCTTGCCCGACTCACTTCTGGAAGAAGTTGACGGGATTGCTGCCGCTGAGCAATTAAACCGCAGTGAATTTATCCGTGAGGCCATGAAGCTTTATATTTCGGAGCGCAAAAGGCGACTTTTAAGGGAACAGATGAAAAGAGGATACCTGGAAATGGCAAAAATTAACCTGGCCCTGGCGCTGGAGCACTCCCGTCTTGAAGCAGAGGTATCACGTATTTACGAACTCCCTTTTCCGGGGGTAAAATAA
- the ilvN gene encoding acetolactate synthase small subunit yields the protein MKSTLAVLVVNKPGVLARISGLLSRRVFNIESITAGYTEQPDVTRITLDVNGDTQILDQVMKQLSKLIDVIKIVEIKSEVSVDRELALIKVRAESNRRSEIVNLVSVFRANIIDVSRETMVIEILGDEKKINAFCEVLQDFGVVEIVRTGKVVLSRGPGAVKD from the coding sequence TTGAAGAGCACACTTGCCGTTCTTGTTGTCAACAAACCGGGTGTACTGGCACGCATATCCGGTCTCCTCAGCAGGAGGGTCTTTAATATTGAAAGCATTACCGCCGGTTATACCGAACAGCCGGATGTAACACGTATAACCCTGGATGTTAACGGTGACACGCAAATCCTGGACCAGGTCATGAAGCAATTGTCCAAGCTGATTGATGTGATTAAAATCGTTGAAATCAAGTCGGAGGTTTCGGTAGACCGCGAACTGGCTCTGATTAAGGTAAGGGCGGAGTCAAACCGCCGCTCCGAAATCGTCAACCTGGTCTCCGTTTTCAGGGCCAACATTATAGATGTCAGCAGGGAAACCATGGTTATTGAGATCCTTGGCGACGAAAAGAAAATCAACGCTTTCTGTGAAGTGCTGCAGGATTTTGGCGTTGTAGAAATCGTCCGGACCGGCAAAGTCGTTCTCTCGCGGGGTCCGGGCGCGGTAAAGGATTAG